From Nicotiana tabacum cultivar K326 chromosome 22, ASM71507v2, whole genome shotgun sequence, one genomic window encodes:
- the LOC107798844 gene encoding uncharacterized protein LOC107798844, protein MRDFASCFNEYAVQVSDTSCSSYSNSACIPPSLIPSIQNTVTCLYKVTLSNKKQVLITVSWSKTNSITQGLSVHFGDDPSNVFKLNTNSRLFRKKRGSKSLDLDHLKVEIFWDLYAARYLSGPEPIDGYYLLVKVDSQLGLIIGDMAEEASLRKLKNGTPMAKFSLVSRKEYFSGNTLYSTKAQFCDNGTSHDILIRCSGENEGLKHPVLSVYIDKKMVIRVKRLQWNFRGNQSIFVDGLLVDLMWDVHDWFFNPTSGCALFMFRTRSGMDSRLWLDDKDKLLHKDPDKVEFSLLIYASKTT, encoded by the coding sequence ATGAGAGACTTTGCTTCTTGTTtcaatgaatatgcagtacaagtTTCTGATACTTCTTGTTCTAGTTACTCAAACTCTGCTTGTATCCCTCCTTCTCTGattccttcaattcaaaacacTGTCACTTGTTTGTATAAAGTCACTCTCTCCAATAAAAAACAGGTCTTGATCACAGTTTCATGGTCCAAAACAAATAGTATAACACAAGGCCTAAGTGTACACTTTGGTGATGATCCTTCAAATGTCTTCAAACTCAACACGAATTCGCGTCTTTTTAGGAAGAAAAGGGGAAGCAAATCACTGGATTTGGATCATTTAAAGGTTGAAATTTTCTGGGATTTATATGCAGCCAGGTATTTATCAGGTCCTGAACCAATTGATGGCTATTATTTACTAGTCAAAGTTGATTCACAACTTGGCCTTATTATTGGTGACATGGCTGAAGAAGCTTCATTAAGAAAGTTAAAAAATGGAACTCCAATGGCCAAGTTCTCATTGGTTTCAAGAAAAGAATACTTTTCAGGGAATACCCTTTATTCAACAAAGGCTCAATTTTGTGACAATGGCACAAGTCATGACATATTAATTCGTTGTAGCGGCGAAAATGAAGGTCTAAAGCATCCTGTTTTATCAGTTTATATTGATAAAAAGATGGTGATTAGAGTTAAAAGGCTGCAATGGAATTTCAGGGGAAATCAGAGCATATTTGTGGATGGATTGTTGGTTGATCTAATGTGGGATGTTCATGATTGGTTCTTTAATCCAACATCTGGTTGTGCACTTTTTATGTTTAGGACAAGAAGTGGAATGGATAGCAGACTGTGGTTAGATGATAAAGACAAATTGCTGCACAAAGATCCAGATAAAGTTGAGTTTTCATTGTTGATTTATGCCTCTAAGACCACATAA